One genomic window of Solanum dulcamara chromosome 10, daSolDulc1.2, whole genome shotgun sequence includes the following:
- the LOC129869929 gene encoding beta-amyrin 16-alpha-hydroxylase CYP87D16-like — translation MDILFTSFLDEIKKINILGVWYVVLTILTIYATKWFYRWRNPKCNGILPPGSMGFPFIGETLQLILPSHSLDLPPFLKNRIKKYGQMFKTNVAGRPVIISADSEFNSFILKQDGKLVETWSLDTFAEMTVDFAAKQIFSGDLENAPFNISDMFRDLVEGLMSFPINLPGTSHHKCLKIHKKVRETMRDVLKKRIESSTRKRKGEEDLVDHLLRDMDSHKFLTEDYIVQMMFGLLFVTSDSISTTLALSFKLLVEHPDVLEELIVEHEAILKNKESLDAPLTWNDYKSMTFTLQVINEVLRLGNIAPGLFRRALKDISVNGYTIPAGWVIMIATAALHLNSDQFEDPLSFNPWRWKKIQLNGGAKNFMPFGFGMKQCAGAEYSRVFLATFLHVLVTKYRWTMVKGGKIIRAPIIRFPDGFHFNISKKN, via the exons ATGGACATTTTATTCACCTCTTTCCTAGAcgaaataaaaaagataaatatattggGAGTTTGGTATGTTGTGTTAACAATTTTAACTATTTATGCTACTAAGTGGTTTTATAGATGGAGAAATCCAAAATGCAATGGAATTCTTCCACCAGGTTCAATGGGATTTCCTTTCATTGGGGAAACTCTTCAATTGATTCTTCCAAGTCACTCTTTGGACCTTCCTCCATTCTtgaaaaatagaattaaaaa ATATGGACAAATGTTTAAAACAAATGTAGCTGGGAGGCCAGTGATTATAAGTGCTGATTCAGAATTCAATAGTTTTATTCTTAAGCAAGATGGGAAATTAGTGGAAACATGGTCATTAGACACTTTTGCTGAA ATGACAGTTGATTTTGCTGCAAAACAAATTTTCAGTGGTGATCTTGAGAATGCACCATTTAATATAAGTGACATGTTCAGAGACTTAGTAGAAGGTCTAATGTCTTTCCCAATTAATCTTCCTGGAACTTCTCATCATAAATGTTTAAAG ATACATAAGAAAGTACGTGAAACAATGAGAGACGTACTGAAAAAAAGGATTGAGTCATCTACAAGAAAACGCAAAGGAGAGGAAGACCTAGTTGATCATCTTCTAAGAGACATGGATTCTCATAAATTTTTAACTGAGGATTACATAGTTCAAATGATGTTTGGTTTGTTATTTGTTACCTCTGATTCTATTTCAACTACATTGGCTTTGTCTTTCAAGTTGCTTGTTGAACATCCTGATGTCCTGGAGGAATTAATA GTTGAACATGAAGCAATTTTGAAGAATAAAGAGAGTTTAGATGCCCCTCTCACTTGGAATGACTACAAATCCATGACATTTACACTTCAG GTTATCAATGAAGTCCTGAGGTTGGGAAATATTGCACCTGGACTATTTCGCCGAGCATTAAAGGATATTTCAGTTAACG gaTATACAATTCCAGCAGGATGGGTAATTATGATTGCAACTGCTGCTCTTCATTTAAATTCAGACCAATTTGAGGATCCCCTTTCATTTAATCCATGGAGATGGAAG aaaattcaactaaaTGGCGGAGCTAAAAATTTCATGCCATTTGGATTTGGGATGAAGCAATGTGCTGGTGCAGAATATAGCAGGGTCTTTTTAGCCACTTTCCTACATGTTTTGGTCACTAAATATAG ATGGACAATGGTTAAAGGAGGCAAAATAATTCGAGCACCAATTATAAGATTTCCAGATGGATTTCACTTCAACATATCTAAGaagaactaa
- the LOC129871310 gene encoding protein CHLOROPLAST J-LIKE DOMAIN 1, chloroplastic isoform X2, producing MVLTISSNPVQFNHNTSLISRPNSYLKSSVLVSNLSFSFFRFSVKSRLNKKVVCAAASASGSSSSSDDSNPYEVLGVNPIEGFDMVKAAYARRRKDAERRGDEATLAHLEKAYDKIMMSQLTKRKKGVTFGSFKVSKEVRYADKQPIVPWGPRFTKSDDKDVKINLAISAVFIAWVFIKRSAEWKPLQFLAFVFVYRIFEKLKAFEPPTPTFTEEGEDEGRMMRMGKRLLRSLALVFGCIAIASLGYTGLLNFIEYAGGFIPVFLYNNQELLVTGFTAVVLHIIASYYR from the exons ATGGTGCTTACAATATCATCAAACCCAGTTCAGTTTAACCATAATACTTCTTTAATTTCTCGACCCAATTCTTATCTCAAAAGTTCTGTTCTAGTTTcaaatttatcattttctttcttcag GTTTTCCGTAAAATCTCGACTGAATAAAAAGGTGGTCTGTGCTGCTGCTTCAGCTTCTGGAAGTTCTAGTTCCAGCGATGACTCAAATCCTTATGAG GTTCTGGGTGTAAACCCTATTGAGGGATTTGACATGGTTAAGGCAGCATATGCAAGAAGAAGGAAAGATGCCGAGCGGAGGGGTGATGAAGCAACTCTTGCTCAT ttGGAGAAGGCTTATGACAAGATCATGATGTCACAATTAACGAAAAGGAAGAAGGGTGTCACATTTGGCTCCTTTAag GTATCTAAAGAGGTACGATATGCTGATAAGCAGCCTATTGTGCCATGGGGTCCACG GTTCACCAAATCTGATGACAAAGATGTGAAAATCAACTTGGCAATTTCAGCTGTATTT ATAGCTTGGGTTTTTATAAAGCGTAGTGCTGAGTGGAAGCCATTACAGTTTTTGGCCTTCGTCTTTGTATATAGGATATTTGAGAAATTAAAAGCATTTGAGCCTCCAACTCCCACGTTTACA GAGGAAGGTGAAGATGAAGGACGAATGATGAGGATGGGAAAAAGGCTGCTTCGTTCTCTTGCATTGGTTTTTGGTTGTATTGCTATTGCATCCTTG GGATATACTGGTCTCCTCAATTTTATCGAGTATGCTGGTGGTTTCATACCTGTCTTTCTGTACAACAATCAG GAATTGCTTGTGACTGGATTTACAGCCGTCGTGCTTcacatcattgcatcttatTACAGATAA
- the LOC129870746 gene encoding inositol phosphorylceramide glucuronosyltransferase 1-like isoform X2 produces MRISFLQLGVFSLLLCNCLIGAYCSKSEEAYVTLLYGDEFLLGVRVLGKSIRDTGSIKDMVVLVSDGVSQYAKQLLLADGWIVEKISLLANPNQVRPKRFWGVYTKLKIFNMTTYKKVVYLDADTIVVKSIEDLFKCGKFCANLKHSERLNSGVMVVEPSEKVFNDMMSKVTTLPSYTGGDQGFLNSYYVGFANAHVYEPNLPSDVLNSRKVPEMERLSTLYNADVGLYMLANKWMVDEKELRVIHYTLGPLKPWDWWTSWLLKPVDVWQNVRVQLQESLPGTRGGKNSRDELVVKFLYLLPLLLIAFCYYRSFLQTQSLWHHIRQMYYKVRGGVLAYASAPPSAISSNQQLKMPAYLGAVSVSVCFAAALVSLSLPLLIIPRQVMPWTGLLLMYEWTFTLFFLLFGSYLHLVYQWGRVAANQPGQFPAHPVSLDYEPGKGHQRQQSCCDNAAWYYGFGMAFLAMAAPALPGVFGVTSLFLRLGLMVVGGLILASFMTYASEHLSIRSFTRGYEERNTPRSRNVCFLC; encoded by the exons ATGAGAATCAGTTTTTTACAATTAGGGGTTTTCTCCTTGTTGTTGTGTAATTGTTTAATTGGAGCTTATTGTTCCAAATCTGAAGAAGCATATGTAACCCTTTTGTATGGCGATGAGTTCTTGCTTGGGGTTCGAGTACTTGGCAAGTCGATTAGAGATACCGGATCCATCAAAGATATGGTTGTTTTGGTCTCTGATGGTGTCTCTCAATATGCTAAGCAACTATTACTG GCAGATGGTTGGATTGTGGAGAAAATTAGTTTACTGGCAAACCCAAATCAAGTGAGACCGAAGAGGTTTTGGGGTGTCTACACAAAGCTAAAAATATTTAACATGACCACTTACAAGAAAG TGGTGTATCTTGATGCTGATACAATTGTTGTTAAAAGCATTGAAGATCTGTTTAAATGTGGGAAGTTTTGTGCAAATTTAAAACATTCCGAGAGACTGAATTCTGGAGTTATGGTGGTTGAGCCATCAGAAAAAGTTTTTAATGATATGATGAGCAAGGTGACCACTTTGCCTTCTTACACTGGAG GTGATCAAGGTTTTCTCAACTCCTACTACGTTGGGTTCGCTAATGCTCATGTTTATGAACCAAATTTGCCTTCAGATGTCTTAAATTCTAGAAAGGTTCCAGAAATGGAGAGACTTTCTACTCTTTATAATGCAGATGTTGGCCTCTACATGCTTGCTAACAAG TGGATGGTGGATGAAAAAGAACTCCGTGTTATTCATTACACACTTGGCCCGCTTAAACCGTGGGATTGGTGGACTTCTTGGCTGTTAAAGCCTGTTGATGTCTGGCAG AATGTCAGGGTACAGCTTCAAGAATCTCTACCTGGAACTAGAGGCGGCAAAAATTCCAGAGATGAACTTGTTGTCAAATTTCTTTATTTGCTTCCGTTGCTTCTGATAGCATTTTGTTACTATCGGTCGTTCTTACAG ACACAATCACTATGGCATCATATTAGACAAATGTACTACAAGGTCAGAGGAGGTGTCCTAGCTTATGCCTCTGCTCCTCCATCTGCCATCAGCTCCAACCAGCAG TTGAAGATGCCTGCTTATCTGGGTGCGGTATCTGTCTCTGTCTGTTTTGCTGCTGCTCTGGTGTCCCTTAGCCTTCCACTTTTAATCATTCCGCGCCAAGTAATGCCATGGACTGGTCTCCTTCTTATGTATGAGTGGACATTTACACTTTTCTTCCTCTTGTTTGGAAGTTATTTGCACTTAGTTTATCAGTGGGGAAGGGTTGCGGCAAATCAACCTGGACAATTTCCAGCTCATCCTGTATCTTTGGATTATGAACCTGGAAAAG GTCATCAGCGGCAGCAATCATGTTGTGACAATGCAGCGTGGTACTATGGGTTTGGGATGGCATTTCTTGCCATGGCAGCCCCAGCATTGCCTGGTGTTTTTGGAGTCACTTCTTTGtttttgag GTTAGGTTTGATGGTGGTAGGTGGCCTTATTTTGGCATCCTTCATGACATATGCTTCGGAACATCTATCGATTAGATCATTCACGAGGGGCTATGAAGAAAGGAACACACCAAGGAGTAGGAATGTGTGTTTTTTATGTTGA
- the LOC129870746 gene encoding inositol phosphorylceramide glucuronosyltransferase 1-like isoform X1 — translation MRISFLQLGVFSLLLCNCLIGAYCSKSEEAYVTLLYGDEFLLGVRVLGKSIRDTGSIKDMVVLVSDGVSQYAKQLLLADGWIVEKISLLANPNQVRPKRFWGVYTKLKIFNMTTYKKVVYLDADTIVVKSIEDLFKCGKFCANLKHSERLNSGVMVVEPSEKVFNDMMSKVTTLPSYTGGDQGFLNSYYVGFANAHVYEPNLPSDVLNSRKVPEMERLSTLYNADVGLYMLANKWMVDEKELRVIHYTLGPLKPWDWWTSWLLKPVDVWQNVRVQLQESLPGTRGGKNSRDELVVKFLYLLPLLLIAFCYYRSFLQTQSLWHHIRQMYYKVRGGVLAYASAPPSAISSNQQSPNGMQLKMPAYLGAVSVSVCFAAALVSLSLPLLIIPRQVMPWTGLLLMYEWTFTLFFLLFGSYLHLVYQWGRVAANQPGQFPAHPVSLDYEPGKGHQRQQSCCDNAAWYYGFGMAFLAMAAPALPGVFGVTSLFLRLGLMVVGGLILASFMTYASEHLSIRSFTRGYEERNTPRSRNVCFLC, via the exons ATGAGAATCAGTTTTTTACAATTAGGGGTTTTCTCCTTGTTGTTGTGTAATTGTTTAATTGGAGCTTATTGTTCCAAATCTGAAGAAGCATATGTAACCCTTTTGTATGGCGATGAGTTCTTGCTTGGGGTTCGAGTACTTGGCAAGTCGATTAGAGATACCGGATCCATCAAAGATATGGTTGTTTTGGTCTCTGATGGTGTCTCTCAATATGCTAAGCAACTATTACTG GCAGATGGTTGGATTGTGGAGAAAATTAGTTTACTGGCAAACCCAAATCAAGTGAGACCGAAGAGGTTTTGGGGTGTCTACACAAAGCTAAAAATATTTAACATGACCACTTACAAGAAAG TGGTGTATCTTGATGCTGATACAATTGTTGTTAAAAGCATTGAAGATCTGTTTAAATGTGGGAAGTTTTGTGCAAATTTAAAACATTCCGAGAGACTGAATTCTGGAGTTATGGTGGTTGAGCCATCAGAAAAAGTTTTTAATGATATGATGAGCAAGGTGACCACTTTGCCTTCTTACACTGGAG GTGATCAAGGTTTTCTCAACTCCTACTACGTTGGGTTCGCTAATGCTCATGTTTATGAACCAAATTTGCCTTCAGATGTCTTAAATTCTAGAAAGGTTCCAGAAATGGAGAGACTTTCTACTCTTTATAATGCAGATGTTGGCCTCTACATGCTTGCTAACAAG TGGATGGTGGATGAAAAAGAACTCCGTGTTATTCATTACACACTTGGCCCGCTTAAACCGTGGGATTGGTGGACTTCTTGGCTGTTAAAGCCTGTTGATGTCTGGCAG AATGTCAGGGTACAGCTTCAAGAATCTCTACCTGGAACTAGAGGCGGCAAAAATTCCAGAGATGAACTTGTTGTCAAATTTCTTTATTTGCTTCCGTTGCTTCTGATAGCATTTTGTTACTATCGGTCGTTCTTACAG ACACAATCACTATGGCATCATATTAGACAAATGTACTACAAGGTCAGAGGAGGTGTCCTAGCTTATGCCTCTGCTCCTCCATCTGCCATCAGCTCCAACCAGCAG TCCCCAAATGGTATGCAGTTGAAGATGCCTGCTTATCTGGGTGCGGTATCTGTCTCTGTCTGTTTTGCTGCTGCTCTGGTGTCCCTTAGCCTTCCACTTTTAATCATTCCGCGCCAAGTAATGCCATGGACTGGTCTCCTTCTTATGTATGAGTGGACATTTACACTTTTCTTCCTCTTGTTTGGAAGTTATTTGCACTTAGTTTATCAGTGGGGAAGGGTTGCGGCAAATCAACCTGGACAATTTCCAGCTCATCCTGTATCTTTGGATTATGAACCTGGAAAAG GTCATCAGCGGCAGCAATCATGTTGTGACAATGCAGCGTGGTACTATGGGTTTGGGATGGCATTTCTTGCCATGGCAGCCCCAGCATTGCCTGGTGTTTTTGGAGTCACTTCTTTGtttttgag GTTAGGTTTGATGGTGGTAGGTGGCCTTATTTTGGCATCCTTCATGACATATGCTTCGGAACATCTATCGATTAGATCATTCACGAGGGGCTATGAAGAAAGGAACACACCAAGGAGTAGGAATGTGTGTTTTTTATGTTGA
- the LOC129870058 gene encoding cell division cycle 5-like protein has protein sequence MRIMIKGGVWKNTEDEILKAAVMKYGKNQWARISSLLVRKSAKQCKARWYEWLDPSIKKTEWTREEDEKLLHLAKLMPTQWRTIAPIVGRTPSQCLERYEKLLDAACTKDENYDPNDDPRKLKPGEIDPNPESKPARPDPVDMDEDEKEMLSEARARLANTRGKKAKRKAREKQLEEARRLASLQKRRELKAAGIDARQRKRKRRGIDYNAEIPFEKKPPPGFYDVTEEDRPVDLPKFPTTIEELEGERRVDKEARLRKQDIARNKIAERQDAPTSILHVNKLNDPEAVRKRSKLNLPAPQIPDHELEAIAKIGIASDLIGGDELSEGNAATRALLANYAQTPQHAMTPMRTPQRTPSTKQDAIMMEAENQRRLTQSQTPLLGGDNPLLHPSDFSGVTPKKREVQTPNPLLTPSATPGATNLTPRIGMTPSRDPYGMTPKGTPMRDELRINEEMDMHNNSKLGQFNSKKELLSGLKSLPQPKNEYQIVVQQPPEENEEPEEKIEEDMSDRIAREKAEEEARRQALLRKRSKVLQRELPRPPIASLELIRSSLMRTDEDKSSFVPPTLIEQADEMIRKELMSLLEHDNTKYPLDEKAEKEKKKGVKQKMVAEPAIEDFEEDELKEADGLIKDEAEFLRVAMGHESESLDEFVEVHKTTLNDIMYFPTRNAYGLSSVAGNMEKLAALQNEFENVKKKMDDDTKKATKLEQKIKVLTNGYQMRAGKLWSQIESTFKKMDTAGTELECFRALQKQEQLAASHRINNMWEEVQKQKELERTLQKSYGDLIADKQKIQKLMDEYRIQAQMQEEIAAKNRALELAQAEVAEKESVPSADDVEPSGTGQCSNTDENSASASHVPIEADVHVESSGTGQCSNAEENSASIEAGNMHVESSGTGQCNNAEENSASIEAGNMHVEPSGTGQCSNAEENSASIEAGNMHVEPSGTGQCSNAEENSASIEAGNMHVEPSGTDQCSNAEENSASIETDNMHVEPSGTGQCPIAEETSASVSHDTTPQDVEGQVKMGDASTMDAEAISDHVPMEGQQILVEESNVDVTKTEDSKVVAGDGEADPKNL, from the exons ATGAGGATTATGATAAAGGGAGGAGTATGGAAGAATACGGAGGATGAGATTCTAAAGGCGgcggtgatgaagtatgggaaGAATCAATGGGCTCGTATTTCTTCTTTACTTGTTCGTAAATCTGCTAAGCAGTGTAAAGCTCGCTGGTATGAGTGGCTCGATCCTTCAATTAAGAAG ACTGAATGGACTAGAGAGGAGGATGAGAAACTACTTCACCTTGCAAAGCTCATGCCCACTCAATGGAGGACAATTGCGCCAATTGTTGGTCGTACACCATCCCAGTGCCTTGAACGTTATGAGAAGCTTCTTGATGCAGCATGTACCAAGGATGAGAACTATGATCCTAATGATGATCCGAGAAAATTGAAGCCTGGAGAGATTGATCCTAACCCAGAATCAAAGCCTGCTCGTCCTGATCCTGTTGATATGGATGAGGATGAGAAAGAAATGCTTTCTGAAGCACGGGCTCGGTTGGCCAACACAAGAGGGAAGAAGGCTAAAAGGAAAGCCAGAGAAAAGCAGCTTGAAGAGGCGCGGAGGCTTGCTTCTTTACAGAAGAGGAGAGAACTGAAGGCTGCTGGAATAGATGCCCgtcaaaggaagagaaaaaggagAGGTATTGATTACAATGCAGAAATTCCCTTTGAAAAGAAGCCTCCTCCAGGTTTCTACGATGTCACTGAGGAAGACCGTCCAGTTGATCTACCTAAGTTTCCAACTACCATTGAGGAACTAGAAGGTGAAAGGAGAGTCGACAAGGAAGCTCGCCTAAGAAAGCAGGATATTGCGAGGAATAAAATTGCAGAAAGGCAGGATGCCCCTACATCCATATTGCATGTGAACAAACTTAATGATCCAGAAGCAGTGAGGAAGAGGTCGAAACTGAATCTTCCTGCACCACAGATTCCAGACCATGAATTGGAAGCCATAGCAAAGATAGGTATTGCCAGTGACCTAATTGGGGGTGATGAACTGTCCGAAGGGAATGCTGCAACACGTGCTCTTCTTGCAAATTATGCCCAGACACCACAGCATGCAATGACTCCTATGCGAACACCTCAAAGAACCCCTTCAACAAAGCAAGACGCCATTATGATGGAAGCAGAAAATCAACGAAGATTGACTCAGTCTCAGACTCCATTACTTGGAGGAGATAATCCTTTGTTGCACCCCTCAGATTTCTCTGGTGTTACTCCTAAGAAAAGGGAGGTTCAAACACCAAACCCACTTTTAACTCCTTCAGCGACTCCTGGAGCCACGAACCTTACTCCTAGGATTGGCATGACACCTTCGAGAGATCCTTATGGGATGACACCCAAAGGAACTCCTATGAGGGATGAGCTACGCATTAATGAAGAAATGGACATGCACAATAATTCTAAACTGGggcaatttaattcaaaaaaagaatTGCTTTCTGGTTTGAAAAGCCTTCCTCAGCCCAAGAATGAGTACCAGATAGTCGTCCAACAACCTCctgaagaaaatgaagaaccAGAAGAGAAGATCGAAGAAGACATGTCTGATAGGATTGCTAGGGAGAAGGCTGAAGAAGAAGCAAGGCGGCAAGCTTTACTCCGAAAAAGGTCAAAAGTATTGCAAAGGGAGCTCCCTAGACCCCCCATTGCTTCTCTAGAACTAATAAGAAGTTCCTTAATGAGAACTGATGAAGACAAGAGCTCCTTTGTTCCTCCTACACTAATTGAGCAGGCTGATGAAATGATTAGAAAGGAACTTATGTCCTTGCTAGAACATGATAATACCAAGTACCCTCTAGATGAAAAAGcagagaaggagaagaaaaagGGGGTCAAGCAAAAAATGGTTGCTGAACCTGCTATTGAAGATTTCGAGGAAGATGAATTAAAAGAG GCTGATGGATTGATCAAGGATGAGGCTGAGTTTCTTCGTGTGGCAATGGGACATGAGAGTGAATCTCTTGATGAATTTGTCGAAGTACACAAAACAACTTTGAATGATATCATGTACTTTCCTACCCGGAATGCTTATGGTCTCTCAAGTGTTGCTGGAAACATGGAAAAGCTGGCTGCTTTGCAGAATGAGTTTGagaatgtgaagaagaaaaTGGATGATGATACTAAGAAAGCAACAAAACTTGAGCAAAAGATCAAAGTTCTTACTAATGGATATCAG ATGCGAGCTGGAAAACTTTGGTCACAGATAGAGTCAACCTTTAAGAAAATGGACACAGCAGGAACAGAGCTTGAATGTTTCCGAGCATTACAAAAACAAGAGCAGCTAGCAGCATCCCACAGGATCAACAATATGTGGGAAGAAGTTCAGAAGCAGAAGGAGCTTGAGCGTACTTTACAGAAAAGTTATGGTGACCTCATAGCAGATAAGCAAAAGATCCAGAAGCTCATGGATGAGTATAGAATACAAGCTCAAATGCAGGAAGAAATTGCAGCAAAAAATCGTGCTCTTGAGTTGGCCCAGGCAGAAGTGGCAGAAAAGGAGAGTGTGCCATCTGCTGACGATGTAGAACCTTCAGGTACCGGCCAGTGCTCCAATACAGACGAAAATTCTGCTTCTGCCTCTCATGTACCAATAGAAGCTGATGTGCATGTAGAGTCATCAGGTACCGGCCAGTGCTCTAATGCAGAAGAAAATTCTGCTTCTATTGAAGCTGGTAATATGCATGTCGAGTCATCAGGTACCGGCCAGTGCAATAATGCAGAGGAAAATTCTGCTTCTATTGAAGCTGGTAATATGCATGTCGAGCCTTCAGGTACCGGCCAGTGCTCTAATGCAGAGGAAAATTCTGCTTCTATTGAAGCTGGTAATATGCATGTCGAGCCTTCAGGTACCGGCCAGTGCTCTAATGCAGAGGAAAATTCTGCTTCTATTGAAGCTGGTAATATGCATGTCGAGCCTTCAGGTACCGACCAGTGCTCTAATGCAGAGGAAAATTCTGCTTCTATTGAAACTGATAATATGCATGTGGAGCCTTCAGGTACTGGCCAGTGCCCCATTGCAGAGGAAACTTCTGCTTCTGTCTCTCATGACACAACTCCTCAAGACGTTGAGGGACAGGTGAAAATGGGTGACGCTTCCACAATGGATGCTGAAGCCATAAGTGACCATGTACCTATGGAGGGCCAGCAAATCCTAGTAGAAGAGAGTAATGTGGATGTTACTAAGACAGAGGACTCTAAAGTAGTAGCAGGTGACGGTGAGGCTGATCCCAAAAACTTGTAA
- the LOC129871310 gene encoding protein CHLOROPLAST J-LIKE DOMAIN 1, chloroplastic isoform X1: MVLTISSNPVQFNHNTSLISRPNSYLKSSVLVSNLSFSFFRHEYIRFSVKSRLNKKVVCAAASASGSSSSSDDSNPYEVLGVNPIEGFDMVKAAYARRRKDAERRGDEATLAHLEKAYDKIMMSQLTKRKKGVTFGSFKVSKEVRYADKQPIVPWGPRFTKSDDKDVKINLAISAVFIAWVFIKRSAEWKPLQFLAFVFVYRIFEKLKAFEPPTPTFTEEGEDEGRMMRMGKRLLRSLALVFGCIAIASLGYTGLLNFIEYAGGFIPVFLYNNQELLVTGFTAVVLHIIASYYR, from the exons ATGGTGCTTACAATATCATCAAACCCAGTTCAGTTTAACCATAATACTTCTTTAATTTCTCGACCCAATTCTTATCTCAAAAGTTCTGTTCTAGTTTcaaatttatcattttctttcttcag ACATGAATACATCAGGTTTTCCGTAAAATCTCGACTGAATAAAAAGGTGGTCTGTGCTGCTGCTTCAGCTTCTGGAAGTTCTAGTTCCAGCGATGACTCAAATCCTTATGAG GTTCTGGGTGTAAACCCTATTGAGGGATTTGACATGGTTAAGGCAGCATATGCAAGAAGAAGGAAAGATGCCGAGCGGAGGGGTGATGAAGCAACTCTTGCTCAT ttGGAGAAGGCTTATGACAAGATCATGATGTCACAATTAACGAAAAGGAAGAAGGGTGTCACATTTGGCTCCTTTAag GTATCTAAAGAGGTACGATATGCTGATAAGCAGCCTATTGTGCCATGGGGTCCACG GTTCACCAAATCTGATGACAAAGATGTGAAAATCAACTTGGCAATTTCAGCTGTATTT ATAGCTTGGGTTTTTATAAAGCGTAGTGCTGAGTGGAAGCCATTACAGTTTTTGGCCTTCGTCTTTGTATATAGGATATTTGAGAAATTAAAAGCATTTGAGCCTCCAACTCCCACGTTTACA GAGGAAGGTGAAGATGAAGGACGAATGATGAGGATGGGAAAAAGGCTGCTTCGTTCTCTTGCATTGGTTTTTGGTTGTATTGCTATTGCATCCTTG GGATATACTGGTCTCCTCAATTTTATCGAGTATGCTGGTGGTTTCATACCTGTCTTTCTGTACAACAATCAG GAATTGCTTGTGACTGGATTTACAGCCGTCGTGCTTcacatcattgcatcttatTACAGATAA
- the LOC129869928 gene encoding bifunctional phosphatase IMPL2, chloroplastic-like, with amino-acid sequence MDSSYSLTSSKEESLPLSDLANKAVDAAGEIVMRHYLARGNVFKFSNANVPSWTNIAAEAEEAMISLILKDLPCHAVCEKQSGWNNCSGTTIPKFVWVLDPINGAEERLIASCSSQWVKTTRNGDRVKTRASELEQAYVDIKDSDYNKDAKYAYNRLAYKVGETFFSSNCIANSELAVGMLQLVVDCAVEPYGLLGQVPTVEGAGGIITDWQGNQPSPASSIPRNSFKVVASADLTNSPTDHF; translated from the exons ATGGATTCAAGCTATTCGTTAACTTCCAGCAAGGAAGAATCTTTGCCCCTTAGTGACCTTGCCAACAAGGCTGTCGATGCTGCAGGGGAAATTGTTATGAGGCACTATTTGGCTCGGGGCAATGTCTTCAAGTTTTCCAATGCTAATGTTCCATCATGGACAAACATTGCCGCTGAAGCAGAGGAGGCGATGATCTCACTAATCCTGAAAGATTTACCTTGCCACGCTGTATGTGAGAAACAATCTGGATGGAACAATTGCAGCGGAACAACAATTCCCAAgttcgtttgggttttggaTCCCATTAATGGTGCTGAGGAGAGACTCATCGCTAGCTGTAGTTCACAATG GGTCAAGACTACTAGAAACGGAGACCGTGTGAAGACACGAGCTAGTGAACTAGAACAAGCATATGTTGACATCAAGGACTCCGATTACAACAAAGATGCCAAATACGCCTACAACAGGTTGGCATACAAGGTTGGAGAAACCTTCTTCAGCAGCAACTGCATTGCTAACTCTGAGTTAGCTGTTGGTATGTTGCAACTCGTCGTTGATTGTGCTGTTGAGCCCTATGGTCTTCTCGGGCAAGTTCCTACAGTGGAGGGTGCTGGAGGAATCATAACTGACTGGCAAGGAAATCAACCTTCTCCAGCGTCTTCCATTCCGCGAAATTCTTTCAAGGTTGTTGCTTCTGCTGACTTAACAAACTCACCAACAGATCATTTCTGA